One window of Lentimicrobium sp. L6 genomic DNA carries:
- a CDS encoding thiamine pyrophosphate-dependent enzyme has product MKTHKHSKSYISEVLNDYKLANESRQLSLLGRREVLTGKAKFGIFGDGKEIPQLAMAKVFEDGDWRSGYYRDQTFMFATGMMTLEEFFSQLYGDTNVENTPANAGRLMNNHFASRSLDKNGNWKNLSAQKNSSPDISPTAGQMPRALGLALASKLYKENEALHTFTNFTKKGNEVTFATIGDASTSEGHFWETINAAGVMQVPLAVSVWDDGWGISVPNTYQTTKQNISEVLKGFENNELGKGYKILKAKAWDYPELCRIYKEGIEHCRKEQNPVLFHITEVTQPQGHSTSGSHERYKSEERLQWEKDFDGIARMRSWILEEGITDESTLVEIEKAAIIRAKEAKKTAWKRFLQPIKKERDELLATANISSCHCSNTPQIDSIKKDLKMVGEPIRKEIISSARKILRLVCDKCSDPNHSLKANVTNWLEKEMEKNSDRYNSYLHSPHASSVLNVEAIAPIYEERPKQVPGREILRDNWDYIFQNNPLVVAFGEDVGKIGGVNQTFEGLQEKHGEERIFDVGIREATIIGQGLGLSLRGFRPIAEIQYFDYLLYGLQVMSDDISTMLYRTKGGQKAPVIISTRGHRLEGIWHSGSPLSMVINSIRGMYVCVPRDMTQAAGMYNTLLKSDEPALVIEPLNGYRFREPQPQNIGEFTISLGQPEVLREGKDLTIVTYGSCCRIAMDGADQLSEFGIDAEIIDVQTLLPFDRTHRILESLKKTNKVIFFDEDVPGGATAYMMQKVIEEQKGFYHLDAEPLTLTAKAHRAAYSTDGDYFSNPNAEDVFEKAYNMMHEYHPERFPKIF; this is encoded by the coding sequence ATGAAAACACACAAGCATTCTAAATCCTATATTTCTGAAGTTCTTAACGATTATAAACTAGCCAACGAAAGTAGGCAATTGAGCTTATTAGGAAGACGTGAGGTCTTAACAGGAAAAGCTAAATTTGGTATTTTTGGGGATGGTAAAGAAATCCCACAGCTAGCCATGGCCAAAGTTTTTGAAGATGGTGATTGGCGCTCAGGATACTATCGAGATCAAACCTTTATGTTTGCCACAGGCATGATGACTCTAGAAGAGTTTTTCTCCCAGTTATATGGAGATACCAATGTGGAAAATACTCCTGCCAATGCAGGGCGTTTAATGAATAACCATTTTGCTAGCCGTAGTTTAGATAAAAATGGAAATTGGAAAAATCTAAGCGCACAAAAGAACTCTAGCCCAGATATTTCACCCACCGCTGGACAAATGCCAAGAGCTTTGGGCCTAGCCTTAGCTTCTAAATTATATAAAGAAAATGAAGCCCTCCACACTTTTACTAATTTCACTAAAAAGGGAAATGAAGTTACTTTTGCTACCATTGGCGATGCCAGTACTTCTGAAGGCCATTTCTGGGAAACTATAAACGCAGCCGGAGTGATGCAAGTTCCTCTTGCTGTTAGTGTTTGGGATGATGGATGGGGAATATCAGTTCCAAATACCTACCAAACTACCAAACAAAATATTTCTGAAGTCCTTAAAGGATTTGAGAATAATGAATTAGGAAAAGGATATAAAATACTAAAAGCAAAAGCCTGGGATTATCCTGAGCTTTGTAGAATATATAAAGAAGGAATAGAGCATTGTCGTAAAGAGCAAAACCCAGTTCTATTTCACATCACAGAAGTCACTCAACCACAAGGACACTCTACCTCCGGTAGCCATGAGCGTTATAAGTCAGAAGAAAGGCTGCAATGGGAGAAAGATTTCGATGGCATTGCAAGAATGAGATCTTGGATATTAGAGGAGGGCATCACTGATGAATCTACCCTAGTAGAGATAGAGAAGGCAGCAATTATCCGAGCAAAAGAAGCCAAGAAAACAGCTTGGAAAAGGTTTTTACAACCTATCAAGAAAGAGCGTGACGAATTATTGGCCACGGCAAATATTTCATCTTGCCATTGTTCCAATACACCTCAAATTGATTCCATTAAGAAAGATTTAAAAATGGTGGGTGAGCCTATTCGAAAGGAAATCATCAGTTCAGCTAGGAAAATTCTTCGCTTGGTTTGTGATAAGTGTAGTGATCCCAATCATTCCCTTAAAGCCAATGTGACCAATTGGTTGGAAAAGGAAATGGAGAAAAATAGTGATAGATATAATTCATATCTACATAGTCCTCATGCATCTTCCGTTCTAAATGTAGAAGCTATTGCTCCTATTTATGAAGAAAGACCTAAACAAGTTCCAGGTCGCGAAATTCTTCGCGATAATTGGGACTATATTTTTCAGAATAACCCATTAGTTGTTGCATTTGGCGAAGATGTTGGAAAAATAGGAGGTGTAAATCAAACTTTCGAAGGCTTACAGGAAAAACATGGCGAAGAGAGAATCTTCGATGTGGGTATTCGTGAGGCTACTATTATTGGTCAAGGATTGGGTTTGTCACTTCGTGGATTTAGGCCTATTGCTGAGATTCAATATTTCGATTACCTCCTCTATGGTTTACAAGTGATGAGCGATGATATCAGTACCATGCTTTACCGTACCAAAGGTGGGCAAAAAGCACCAGTAATCATTAGCACACGAGGGCATAGGTTGGAAGGTATCTGGCATAGTGGTTCTCCATTAAGTATGGTCATCAATTCCATTAGAGGGATGTATGTTTGTGTACCTAGAGATATGACTCAGGCAGCAGGTATGTATAATACCTTATTGAAGAGTGACGAGCCCGCTTTAGTTATTGAGCCACTCAACGGCTATCGTTTTCGCGAGCCACAACCCCAAAATATTGGTGAATTTACCATTTCCTTAGGACAACCAGAAGTTTTACGAGAAGGGAAAGATCTAACGATTGTGACATACGGTAGCTGTTGTAGAATTGCCATGGATGGAGCAGACCAATTAAGTGAATTTGGTATCGATGCCGAAATTATTGATGTTCAAACCTTGCTTCCATTCGATAGAACTCATCGTATCTTAGAGTCTTTAAAGAAAACCAATAAGGTTATTTTCTTTGACGAGGATGTTCCTGGCGGAGCTACTGCCTATATGATGCAGAAGGTTATTGAAGAGCAAAAAGGATTCTATCATTTAGATGCTGAGCCCTTAACTTTAACGGCTAAGGCACATCGTGCAGCTTATAGTACCGATGGTGATTATTTTTCCAACCCTAATGCTGAAGATGTTTTCGAAAAAGCTTATAATATGATGCATGAGTATCATCCAGAGCGGTTCCCAAAGATATTTTAG
- a CDS encoding energy transducer TonB, protein METKRTVFLEIGFVIALAVVFVAMEWKSYDKQEYDLVQRVVDDTPEEIIPITEQKVKPPPPKPPPQVTLINVVEDDVEVEDEIEIDVDMDDDTEMEEYVPIVEEEEELVEEEIFLVVEQMPSFPGGEQEMYRYIGNNIEYPRMAKESGISGRVFVTFVVEKDGAVTDVQILRGIGGGCDEEAIRVIKSMPKWQAGMQRGKPVRVQYRMPIKFTLQ, encoded by the coding sequence TTGGAGACCAAGAGAACGGTATTCCTTGAGATTGGCTTTGTTATTGCTCTGGCGGTGGTTTTTGTAGCTATGGAATGGAAAAGCTATGACAAGCAAGAATACGATTTGGTTCAGCGTGTTGTAGATGATACTCCAGAAGAAATCATTCCTATAACAGAGCAAAAAGTTAAGCCACCTCCACCAAAACCTCCACCACAAGTTACTTTAATCAACGTTGTAGAAGATGATGTTGAGGTGGAAGATGAAATTGAAATCGATGTAGATATGGACGACGACACCGAAATGGAAGAGTACGTACCTATTGTTGAAGAAGAGGAAGAATTAGTAGAAGAAGAAATTTTCCTTGTGGTAGAGCAAATGCCATCATTCCCTGGTGGTGAGCAGGAAATGTATCGTTACATTGGTAATAATATTGAATATCCAAGAATGGCGAAAGAAAGCGGTATAAGTGGTCGTGTATTCGTAACATTCGTTGTGGAAAAAGATGGTGCTGTAACCGACGTTCAAATCCTTCGTGGTATTGGCGGTGGTTGTGATGAAGAAGCCATTAGAGTAATCAAATCTATGCCTAAGTGGCAAGCTGGTATGCAAAGAGGAAAACCTGTAAGGGTTCAATACCGAATGCCTATTAAGTTTACACTACAGTAA
- a CDS encoding BamA/TamA family outer membrane protein, with the protein MWDDTIRHIRFHRPAFFLGLVFLLLFQSCSPTKYLKENQYILKENQIVLAEKTIDKAEVKNFAVQKPNRTILGWPFYVSLYNMVDPIKEAKRDQKRAIQAKEKNEKRLENGKKLKQDPFYLSRWWRNSVGEAPVIYDRLTLKESKEGMSAYMRNLGYYYSVHSDSARFDKKKQRALVEYHIIPNAPYKISQLNLKTTDKRIESLISSNTKLKIPKAGELFNAYELDNLRYDISSLLQNHGYYGFGPDQIVYFADTLQKTMEAKVGIEIYQTSANGDTLKSKSNFPVYYFKSLTVHNYPYRFDILHEDDMKIHLFGKDSIPFKYYDELTFKPNLLQRRIDIRKDSIYRQEDIARSIRSVGGLGVFKSVHFKVTPSLEKPKSDSVVLLDVEIQLSPRTKQSYSIDLEGYTSSGTIGTGLKFTYNHRNLFKRAIFFDISVNGKVERSTSNLTEGESILAYEYGVNSTLRFPNFFSPFRLYKFNNRYFPSTLVNFGFTLKDRSEYVRQTTSASFGYSWSTPKKLKHNLNPIDFYLTRFRDIQYDYLQYLIDKNLYDQYFDHVIPAGNYSVFYTNQKLNTPKDFFFINLKVEVAGNILTLANDALGTKKTGAGDIYLQVIEAYAHEFLPDSLQEEYINDTRDSLNMNGPGYYTFAGLLYNQYYKTDIDLRYTWYLNDKISLTTRAFGGLIIPYGNTDFSPIEKQYFMGGSNDLRAWWARSVGPGAYVLDEQTLQLKNYYQHGDIKLLANVEFRHNILWRINGALFADIGNVWNIYNNESFPDGLFKFDTFYKQMALGVGYGLRFDFSFFILRFDLAFKLYDPSLGSVNKWVYSQGDSYYKQPILNFGIGYPF; encoded by the coding sequence ATGTGGGATGACACCATTAGGCATATCCGCTTTCATCGACCAGCCTTTTTCTTAGGCTTAGTTTTTCTGCTATTATTTCAATCTTGTAGTCCCACTAAGTATTTAAAAGAAAATCAGTATATTTTAAAAGAGAATCAGATTGTTCTTGCTGAGAAAACTATAGATAAAGCTGAAGTAAAAAACTTTGCCGTTCAAAAGCCCAATAGAACCATATTAGGATGGCCATTTTATGTAAGTCTTTATAATATGGTAGATCCAATTAAGGAGGCCAAACGTGACCAAAAAAGAGCCATCCAAGCAAAAGAGAAAAATGAAAAGCGATTAGAAAATGGGAAAAAGCTAAAACAAGATCCTTTTTATTTAAGTCGGTGGTGGAGAAATAGTGTTGGTGAAGCACCAGTAATCTATGATAGACTTACTTTAAAAGAATCAAAAGAAGGAATGTCGGCATATATGCGTAATCTGGGGTATTATTATTCAGTTCATAGTGACAGTGCGCGATTTGATAAGAAAAAGCAACGTGCCTTGGTCGAGTATCATATCATTCCAAATGCTCCTTATAAAATTAGTCAGTTGAACCTTAAGACAACAGATAAAAGAATAGAATCCTTAATTTCCTCTAATACTAAGTTGAAGATTCCAAAGGCTGGAGAATTGTTTAATGCCTATGAACTAGATAACTTACGCTACGATATAAGCTCACTATTGCAGAATCATGGATATTATGGTTTTGGTCCCGACCAAATTGTGTATTTTGCCGACACACTTCAAAAAACAATGGAGGCAAAGGTTGGTATTGAGATCTATCAAACATCTGCAAACGGTGATACACTGAAGTCTAAGTCTAACTTCCCTGTGTATTATTTTAAGAGCCTTACAGTACACAATTATCCTTATCGTTTTGATATTCTTCATGAGGATGACATGAAAATTCATTTGTTTGGGAAAGATAGTATTCCTTTTAAATATTACGACGAGCTTACTTTTAAGCCCAATCTTTTACAAAGAAGAATAGATATAAGAAAAGATAGTATATACCGACAAGAAGATATTGCCAGAAGCATTCGTTCTGTAGGCGGTTTGGGCGTTTTTAAATCTGTTCATTTTAAAGTGACTCCTTCTCTTGAAAAGCCTAAATCGGATAGTGTTGTGCTATTAGATGTGGAAATTCAATTAAGTCCAAGAACCAAGCAATCTTACTCCATAGACTTAGAAGGTTATACTTCTTCAGGAACCATTGGGACAGGTTTGAAATTCACCTATAATCATAGAAACCTCTTTAAGAGGGCTATATTTTTTGATATTTCGGTTAATGGAAAAGTAGAAAGGTCGACTTCTAATTTGACCGAAGGTGAAAGTATCTTAGCCTATGAATATGGTGTAAATTCCACTTTAAGGTTTCCAAATTTCTTTTCACCATTTAGGCTTTATAAATTCAATAATAGGTATTTCCCAAGCACCTTGGTCAACTTTGGGTTTACCCTAAAAGACAGGTCGGAGTATGTACGTCAAACCACGAGTGCTAGTTTTGGTTATAGTTGGTCAACCCCAAAGAAATTAAAACATAATCTAAACCCAATTGATTTTTACTTGACTCGCTTTAGAGATATCCAATATGATTATTTGCAATACTTAATCGATAAAAACCTTTATGATCAGTATTTTGATCATGTAATTCCTGCTGGAAATTACTCTGTTTTTTATACCAATCAGAAGCTAAATACACCTAAAGATTTCTTTTTTATTAACTTGAAAGTTGAAGTGGCAGGGAATATTTTGACCTTGGCTAACGATGCACTAGGAACTAAAAAGACAGGAGCTGGTGATATATACCTTCAGGTGATTGAGGCTTATGCGCATGAGTTTCTCCCAGATAGTTTGCAGGAGGAATATATTAACGATACACGCGATTCTCTTAATATGAATGGTCCTGGGTATTATACTTTTGCTGGTCTACTATATAATCAATATTATAAAACGGATATCGATTTGCGCTATACCTGGTATCTGAATGATAAAATTAGCCTAACAACAAGAGCTTTCGGTGGATTAATTATACCATATGGAAATACGGATTTTTCTCCAATTGAAAAACAGTATTTTATGGGCGGCTCTAACGATTTAAGAGCTTGGTGGGCGAGGTCGGTTGGTCCGGGAGCTTATGTCTTGGATGAGCAAACTTTGCAGCTAAAGAACTATTATCAGCATGGTGATATTAAACTACTGGCTAATGTAGAGTTTCGACATAATATTCTTTGGAGAATTAATGGAGCGCTTTTTGCGGATATTGGGAATGTTTGGAATATCTACAATAACGAAAGTTTTCCTGATGGATTGTTTAAGTTCGATACCTTCTATAAGCAAATGGCGCTAGGTGTTGGGTATGGTTTGAGATTTGATTTTAGTTTCTTTATCCTCCGATTCGATTTGGCCTTCAAATTATATGATCCAAGTTTAGGTTCGGTTAATAAATGGGTATATAGCCAGGGAGATAGTTATTATAAACAACCTATTTTAAACTTTGGTATTGGATATCCATTCTAG
- a CDS encoding DUF4837 family protein — translation MKIIKLSLWLIVLTSLISCNEITEVTQRSSTGGLNEILIVTNNVSQWDGEIGDSIRRNFTRELKLLPVPEQEFKVVNINEASISKKIFKKHHNIFIVNIDPSIKEAFVESKKDLWAAPQIVVKINAPNIHEWLISFEEVKENSFDLFVDNERTRIMNSYGSKFKNLKISKELKKYFHIDMNIPKGYSVTKVDSTKLWVRKETAANSMNIIVYTQPYHSTADFDHRSILLRRNNLTRTYIPGPTVGSYQVISDEYIEPISKELSYNNMFAVEMRGLWRVENDFMGGPFISYTFVDEKRGKLITIDGFAYAPKQKKAPLMRELEGMLWSLKLVD, via the coding sequence ATGAAAATAATTAAACTTTCCTTATGGCTCATTGTATTAACAAGTCTAATATCTTGTAATGAAATCACTGAAGTTACCCAAAGATCTAGTACGGGCGGGCTTAATGAGATCCTTATCGTTACAAATAATGTAAGCCAATGGGATGGGGAAATTGGAGATAGCATAAGAAGAAATTTTACAAGAGAATTAAAACTGTTGCCAGTGCCTGAGCAAGAGTTTAAAGTAGTTAATATCAATGAAGCATCTATTTCTAAAAAGATTTTTAAGAAACATCACAATATATTTATTGTCAATATTGACCCTTCTATAAAAGAAGCCTTTGTGGAATCTAAGAAAGATTTATGGGCTGCTCCGCAAATTGTGGTTAAAATAAATGCACCTAATATTCATGAATGGCTGATTAGCTTTGAGGAGGTCAAAGAAAATAGTTTCGACTTATTTGTTGATAATGAGCGTACAAGGATAATGAATAGTTATGGGTCTAAATTTAAAAATTTAAAGATTTCTAAGGAATTGAAAAAGTATTTTCATATCGATATGAATATTCCAAAAGGTTATTCTGTGACAAAAGTAGACAGTACGAAATTATGGGTTCGTAAAGAAACGGCTGCTAACTCTATGAATATCATCGTTTATACACAGCCCTATCATTCCACAGCCGACTTTGATCATAGAAGTATTTTGTTGAGAAGAAATAATTTAACTAGAACATATATACCTGGACCAACAGTTGGTTCCTATCAGGTGATTTCTGATGAATATATTGAGCCTATTTCTAAAGAACTTTCTTATAATAACATGTTCGCCGTTGAGATGAGAGGGTTATGGAGAGTTGAAAACGACTTTATGGGAGGCCCTTTTATTTCCTATACTTTTGTTGATGAAAAAAGAGGGAAGCTCATTACTATTGATGGATTTGCTTATGCTCCAAAACAAAAGAAAGCACCTTTGATGAGAGAATTAGAAGGTATGCTTTGGTCCTTGAAACTTGTTGACTAA
- a CDS encoding LutB/LldF family L-lactate oxidation iron-sulfur protein, producing the protein MSEAAQKFNKASKLKAFDMEHRKTLNFNIGKYDQAFRDGLQQYADLDLARQRAANVKRKAINDLDKYLIEFEQNFTQNGGKVIWAVNAEDANREILRIFKEKAVKKVVKSKSMTTEEIEVNAALEKNGIESVETDLGEYIVQLADEKPYHIVTPAMHKSKEQVAELFHQKFDWDENLSAEEMTGRVRMKLRDKFYSADAGITGANFLIADTGSIALTENEGNGILTMAFPKVHIIVAGIEKMIPSVNDLALMWPLLSTHGTGQHVTVYNSIITGGKRENEEGPEETYVILLNNQRTEVLKQEQQSIALSCIRCGACLNVCPVYKNIGGHTYKTTYTGPIGSVISPWLLGMKDYKHLSFASSLCGACTEVCPVKIPLHDMLLKNRKDAVDQKLTTFSERTMVKTWEKFMLKRKLLDLFGGGVKNFIASLFFKKAWGNKRNLPKMAEKSFNKRWIEQHPNK; encoded by the coding sequence ATGTCAGAAGCTGCTCAAAAATTCAACAAAGCATCTAAATTAAAGGCCTTCGATATGGAGCATCGTAAGACCCTTAACTTTAATATTGGTAAATATGACCAGGCCTTTCGAGATGGTTTGCAACAATATGCAGATTTGGATTTGGCTCGTCAGCGTGCCGCCAATGTTAAACGTAAGGCTATTAATGATTTAGATAAATATTTAATTGAGTTTGAGCAGAACTTTACTCAAAATGGGGGTAAAGTCATTTGGGCAGTTAATGCCGAAGATGCTAACAGAGAAATCCTTAGGATCTTCAAAGAAAAAGCAGTCAAGAAAGTCGTCAAAAGTAAATCGATGACTACGGAAGAAATTGAAGTGAATGCTGCATTGGAAAAGAATGGTATTGAATCGGTTGAGACAGATTTAGGGGAGTATATTGTGCAATTGGCAGATGAAAAGCCATACCATATCGTAACTCCTGCCATGCATAAAAGTAAAGAGCAGGTTGCAGAACTCTTTCATCAAAAGTTTGATTGGGATGAAAATCTAAGTGCCGAAGAAATGACAGGCAGGGTAAGGATGAAACTTAGAGATAAGTTCTATTCTGCTGATGCTGGAATTACAGGCGCCAATTTTTTGATTGCTGATACAGGTTCAATTGCTCTTACTGAAAATGAAGGGAATGGTATCCTTACTATGGCTTTTCCCAAAGTGCATATTATTGTTGCAGGAATTGAAAAGATGATACCTTCCGTTAATGATTTAGCTCTCATGTGGCCATTATTAAGCACTCATGGAACGGGACAGCATGTAACGGTATATAATTCCATTATCACAGGTGGGAAGCGGGAAAATGAGGAGGGACCTGAAGAAACGTATGTTATTTTATTAAATAATCAGCGTACAGAAGTATTAAAGCAAGAACAACAAAGTATAGCTTTGAGTTGTATTAGATGTGGTGCCTGCCTGAATGTTTGCCCCGTTTATAAAAACATAGGTGGTCATACGTACAAAACTACATATACGGGGCCCATAGGTTCTGTAATTTCACCTTGGCTTTTGGGCATGAAAGACTATAAACATCTGAGCTTTGCTTCTAGCCTTTGTGGAGCCTGTACCGAGGTTTGCCCAGTTAAAATCCCTCTCCACGACATGCTCCTTAAAAATAGAAAAGATGCTGTAGATCAAAAACTCACTACCTTTTCTGAAAGAACCATGGTGAAAACCTGGGAAAAATTCATGCTAAAAAGAAAACTATTGGATTTGTTCGGTGGAGGAGTGAAGAATTTCATCGCCTCACTTTTCTTTAAAAAAGCGTGGGGAAATAAACGAAACCTTCCAAAAATGGCAGAAAAATCATTTAATAAAAGATGGATAGAGCAGCATCCAAATAAATAG
- a CDS encoding TatD family hydrolase yields MLFNFHTHKIGEGIFNYRLGFDKKPPPEKGDFSIGIHPWDIDSIDVEQALLDLENYIDLPNCVALGEVGLDKVCGTNLALQKEIFYRQIRIAQKSQKQVLIIHCIKAYQELLVIKKEEDSIFKWVLHGFNGGKDLIGQLQKNGFYFSIGHLLLNPNSKIAQSISAISLNRLFLETDESELGIEDIYKAVSLKYRIEEKVLIHEIEKNRRLIFSE; encoded by the coding sequence ATGCTTTTTAACTTTCATACTCATAAAATAGGGGAGGGCATTTTTAATTATAGACTTGGGTTTGATAAAAAACCTCCTCCAGAAAAAGGCGATTTTTCAATAGGGATACACCCTTGGGATATTGATAGCATTGATGTTGAACAAGCATTGCTTGATTTGGAAAATTATATTGATTTACCCAATTGTGTTGCTCTTGGGGAGGTTGGTTTAGATAAAGTTTGTGGCACGAATTTGGCATTACAAAAAGAGATTTTTTATAGGCAAATTAGAATAGCTCAGAAGTCTCAAAAACAAGTACTCATTATTCATTGTATAAAGGCTTATCAGGAACTATTAGTTATAAAAAAGGAGGAAGACTCAATATTTAAATGGGTTTTACATGGGTTCAATGGTGGTAAAGATTTAATTGGTCAGTTACAGAAGAATGGATTTTATTTTAGTATTGGTCATTTATTATTAAATCCAAATTCCAAAATTGCCCAAAGTATTTCAGCTATTTCCTTGAATCGACTTTTTTTAGAAACCGATGAAAGTGAGCTGGGAATAGAAGATATTTATAAAGCGGTAAGCCTAAAATATAGAATTGAAGAGAAGGTTTTGATACATGAAATTGAAAAAAACAGAAGGCTTATTTTTAGCGAATAA
- the gcvH gene encoding glycine cleavage system protein GcvH codes for MSVLENLKYTKDHEWIRVEGDEAYIGITEFAQGELGDIVFVEVETEGESLDKEEAFGTIEAVKTVSDLFMPISGEVVAFNAELEDAPELINTDPFDKGWIIKVKLADAGELDSLLSADDYKALIEA; via the coding sequence ATGAGCGTTTTGGAAAATTTGAAGTACACCAAAGATCACGAATGGATTCGTGTTGAGGGCGATGAAGCCTATATTGGAATCACTGAGTTTGCTCAAGGTGAGTTAGGTGATATCGTTTTTGTAGAAGTGGAAACTGAAGGTGAGAGCCTTGATAAAGAAGAAGCTTTCGGTACGATTGAAGCTGTTAAAACGGTTTCTGATTTATTTATGCCCATCAGCGGCGAGGTTGTAGCGTTTAATGCTGAGTTGGAAGACGCTCCAGAGTTAATCAATACTGACCCGTTTGATAAAGGTTGGATCATCAAAGTGAAATTAGCTGATGCTGGTGAACTCGATTCTCTTTTGAGTGCTGATGATTATAAAGCTTTAATAGAAGCTTAA
- a CDS encoding RpiB/LacA/LacB family sugar-phosphate isomerase, with translation MFDKTKKLPIACDHGAFEMKEFLKEQLVAHGYQVEDMGTYSDASVDYPDMIHPLAKAINDGVYGMGIILCGSGNGAQITANKYLKVRAGLCWTVEQAQLTRMHNDANIMSIPGRFVEKDLAWKMLQAFLNTDFEGGRHIGRVEKISQLL, from the coding sequence ATGTTTGATAAGACAAAAAAACTCCCCATAGCCTGTGATCATGGCGCTTTTGAAATGAAAGAATTTTTAAAAGAACAACTGGTTGCTCATGGTTATCAGGTTGAAGATATGGGGACTTATAGTGACGCTAGTGTAGATTACCCAGATATGATTCATCCTCTGGCTAAAGCTATCAATGATGGTGTTTATGGTATGGGAATCATTTTATGTGGCAGTGGTAATGGTGCTCAAATTACAGCCAATAAATACCTAAAGGTAAGAGCAGGTTTGTGTTGGACTGTCGAACAAGCACAATTAACAAGAATGCATAATGATGCTAATATTATGAGTATTCCTGGTCGTTTTGTGGAAAAAGATTTAGCTTGGAAAATGTTACAAGCCTTTCTTAATACTGATTTTGAAGGGGGAAGACATATTGGTAGAGTGGAAAAAATATCTCAATTGTTATAA
- a CDS encoding energy transducer TonB — MNKRKSSSANLENKKIIFLEIGFVLALAAILFSFEYKSYDKIIYDNLYESNYHEDELISPIILKKQEKIPEKPKSFMVLNIVPDDNITEETEIFDPTIDFEEPLEPWEPNEEVELEIEEILPYYKVETKPVFPGGESAMLSFVARNFKLPRIDLEQGVSGKIFIAFTISAEGQVTNARIHRGIAPASDTEALRVVNMMPNWEPGVQGIRKVAVDFVLPIKVSIR, encoded by the coding sequence ATGAATAAACGAAAATCATCATCCGCCAACCTAGAAAACAAAAAAATCATCTTCTTAGAAATAGGATTTGTACTTGCTCTTGCAGCAATATTGTTTTCTTTTGAATACAAATCCTATGATAAAATCATTTATGATAATCTCTACGAATCCAATTATCATGAAGATGAATTAATCAGCCCTATTATTCTTAAAAAGCAAGAAAAAATACCGGAGAAACCAAAATCATTTATGGTTTTAAATATTGTTCCTGATGACAATATTACAGAGGAAACCGAAATATTCGATCCCACTATTGATTTTGAGGAGCCCCTGGAACCTTGGGAACCCAATGAAGAAGTAGAACTAGAAATCGAAGAAATCCTCCCCTACTATAAAGTAGAAACAAAGCCCGTTTTTCCTGGAGGAGAATCAGCCATGCTTTCTTTTGTGGCTCGAAATTTCAAACTGCCTAGAATAGATTTAGAACAAGGCGTTAGTGGGAAGATATTTATTGCATTCACCATCAGTGCTGAAGGACAAGTTACAAATGCTCGAATACATCGTGGCATAGCCCCAGCAAGTGATACAGAAGCTTTACGAGTTGTAAACATGATGCCAAATTGGGAGCCTGGAGTACAAGGTATTAGAAAAGTAGCTGTTGATTTTGTACTTCCTATAAAGGTAAGCATCAGATAG